The sequence below is a genomic window from Lolium perenne isolate Kyuss_39 chromosome 4, Kyuss_2.0, whole genome shotgun sequence.
acacatccgctcacggccgtcgtaacttatgctttcttatatatttcttccattgccgatcatttccaacattccatttcaattgcatgtgttgagcagggacaaatattgcacactcatcatcctagatccgaagtggtcactagcccagtatttcgactcgtcgagtacgacgacgaagaaagactacaagagaacaaggggtgttctcgatgaggctatccttggctactccaaaaatggaggcaccttcgacaagaatgggcaacatatcaggccggacactaaaaagcccgggttcaagcacgtgatcgacttcccttgtgtcaagcagccagctggcagcattaaggaggccttctatgtcctccatcaccttaaagggtttgtcgaggatgcagagatgatgtctttgccacctagtaagcgagaccccattaaaatgtcgaggcaaatcaatgatgatgatcttagagaagacttccatcacatccaagtaaagctctcggaaattatcttacaagatgtatccaacgcatcggggctcttacaccaactcagagggttgactaagaaggatatcgaagaacgcctacataggcagggtgatggaaggacgtggacgacgaaggacttgtacaagccgttcccggagccgctcaagaagacgtctcgttgaccgaggccggtgtgcctagcattactttgaatcgatggacaatttgtaccgtgttgtaaactaaacttgcttaatttgctcgaaacggtggtcgtcgttgttggacttcaattactattgtagtcattatcgttgaaccatattacttatgtgataccgatgctatatgtcttttaggtttattattatttccttgctttaattcttgtgaatatgtatgcatgtgaaccctctaactctttccattgcgttatatactaatatgccctgtgtccatagagatgacgtactacgtcgtgttcgaggggcgggttccaggagtgtacgaggagtgggaggagtgcaagaaacaggtgcacaagttcagcggcaactgctacaaagggtacccgactagacacgaggcggttgccaagtggagggcgcaccaagcgaacaagagcaagatgaagaccttccttgtgctctcgctcttgctcaccatcatcgcggcggtactctatttcatcctagtgtaggcggcggccggtgtcacttcgtttgtatctagagatgatgagaacttaattaatttgcatggattatgagttgtatggagctatatgtataactcgatcgggctctaagtaatgtgatgatgatgtgatgattatatatgtccatattatatctgtctatattatatcagtatataaccggtatacggtgtataaaaccagtataatacaccagggagcacaaaatcgagtatacctgtagattgttctgtggcgcaccaaaacatagttctgtggcgcagctacatctcatgcgccacagaactacttatttctgtggcgcacaggacctagtgcgccacagaaaccttaattctgtggcgcactgccagatgcgccacagaaaccttatttttgtggcgacatttctgtggcgcacctctcgtgcgccacagaagccaatttacgtgcgtcactgatgaggcttttcctactagtgaattcaacccaataaagcatcaaaggagaataccacaatactacgctcttatgatagaaacaacacatgattctttcaatgacacattacaCACTCTCAGACATTTGAAACAAGTAATGCTAAaataataaatactaagcatatgacaataataacatccaacatgacatgccaatgtctatgccacagtctagacaagcttctttTTGCATCACTacagtcatgaaatattttactcgtatccaacaccaatcaacttatttgaaataactctcagagatgaaatacaatatgaaccagagagataatcatacacaaataaagaatactaacatgctctaaacaaaattcaagtgaaagaacaagagctaaacgcagtaccagaaaactagaacactcgtagaacaataacatcgaaaactagagcgttaTATGCAATAAAAAATGAGCGGGTATTTCACCAAAACAAAtgtgccgggatccaacatatgctacaacaaacaaaactaaactaaacaaaaaacaaaaataaagacgctccaagaacaacacataccgtatgaagcaataaaaatatagcgtatagagagatgacccgtggctttgttgatgaagaggggatgacgcttgtacctcttgaatacttcttggggtgcaggggcatccccaacctTGAGCTTTTGtcaattcttcatctcatcacattattcttctctccctaaacttgaaaactttcttcatacaaaaacttcgcacaattcttcattagtagcattagtacaatcaaaataaacaaatccacttgtgttcagtactaacatatgtcaaacatatattaaagcataatctactgtagcaacctttcaaaaagctctttgatcaaaagaactcaaaaaggaagagatttaagaggcaaatgcaaatagtggagaaatctatcaaaacagaacaacaggtaaatATCGAATTTTCCGAAAATGCTCTGTTGCTTATCttgaaaagtggtcaactaacgaaagttagataataaccttgggcatatgcataaaaatgacagcCCAAATTCCTCTATGGCTActtttacgaatttttatggtaataacacataatctgttttcaggacagcaacttccccaaacattactttcttcctattagaggttaTTCTtagcacaaaaacaaaataaaaatgataagaagaGGTCATTACatgggtaataacttccaagactcaacaaaagaaaaaatactgtaaataaaacatgggttgtctcccgtaagcgcttttctttaatgcctttcagctaggcgcagtaaaaatgcgagcatcaagtattatcaagtgaagaagcatcaagctCATAATTTATTCTAATGGTAGAGTCATAAGATGACTtctttctctttctagggaagtgttccatacctttcttgagtgggaattgatatttaataattcCATCTATTatatcaatagcagcaccaacTGTTCTAAGgaacggtcttcccaaaataattggacaagaaacattgcattcaatattcaaaacaacaaaatcaacggggaccaggttattgttaaccataataagaacattatcaactttctccaaaggtttctttgcagcaatatcaacaagatgaacaACCAAATAATATTTTTCCAACGGTGGcaattcaagcatatcatagatttttctaggcataacagaaatacttgcaccaagatcacataaagcattgcaataaaaaccatctattttcatcttaatgatgggctctcagccatcttctaactttttaggaatagaggcttcgcgtttTAATTTCTTCTCTCTCATTTGCATAAGATCATTTGTAATGTGCtttgtaaaagccatatttatagcactagcattaggacttctagcaagcttttgtaagaacttaattacttcagagatattgcaatcatcaaaatcaaacTCTTTTTTATCAATGGTAAAAGGAATCTTGTCTCCTACACTCCGAATTTTTTTATCACACTTATCAGGAGTAGTTTCTGTGGttctaggcaattttgtagaaggagcgAGGACTTTTTCTACACCATTtactttattattaatagtaggagagtggctagcatttgaaacttcattactactggtggtggtgatggtataaactttagtcaaattattatttctagcaatttcatcttctctttcccacctagcatgcaatttcgCTAtcatcctaacattttcatcaactaacttgaatggcattcaaaGTTTTACTTTTTTTAACATCTTGAGGCAACACTTTTAATTTAAGAAAATcaacatcatgagcaaggctatcaactttagaagcaagaatatcaattttgccaagcttttcctcaacagttttAACTGAAAtcagtttgtttactaataaattcctttagACCGGAGGGAGGTGGggaagcggtggcgctcattaacgccggcacggagAGCTAGGCGCGATGAGACGCATCACCGCGCCTCTGTggaaactgcaccgtcgctgcgcgccaataacttccgtcgcggggtaggcgacggttaggttaaacttgAATGTGCCGCTGACACGTCGGTCCCGCCAttcctcgcctcgcttttcgttgtgtccggcgtaccCAGAGCGTCCCCTGTGGACCAGGAACTGGCTCGGGGCACCGGACACCGTATTTGTACGAGCTTGGGGCGACGGAGATGGTCTAATTAGTATTGTTGGATTCATATTGAATAAATGATGCCAATTTTGTGTCAGCAATTTTTATGTATTCGGAGTAATTTTTGGTCAAAGATAAAACACGGAAAACAAGGGTGCCTTTTTCATTGGAGGAATGGAGAGAGTAACTAATAATACCATACAAGAATGTAACCATTTGTGATGGCAAATGTGTACAGCGGGTGCAAACTGCAAGACAATTTAATCCATGAAGAATGGGATTACAAAGTTATCCATCTTCACTTTTCTCTCAAGCTCCTCCTTTTCAGCGATCTGCTTTAGGGTAGTCCACCCTTTTCTTACTCGCTTCCTTGAACTGCCAGCAGGCTGTGTAGAGTTACCTAGTGCAGATTTAGTATTCGAAGCTGACTTACTATGACTTCTAGGGGCCTTGCCAGTAATTGAAACACAACTCTGCCCTTTGTTGTTCAGTGTACTTCTTGTCTTCAATTGTTCTGCCCAACCTTTAGGTGCAGTCACTTCTCCCAGTTTGTTCTTCTGAGGAGTAACAAAATTTGACCCAACTACAAATTCTTCTTGAGAAGTAATATCAGACACGGGCTCGATTTCATTCATAAATTTATCATGCGCGGTGCTTTCTACAATTTTCTGCGGGATGTCTTCCTGAACCATTGCAGATGCCAACTGACCACGATCCATCATTGGAAAAACAACCCCTTTCTCTATTTGAGAATCTTCAGGAAGATTAGACTTTGGCCCGTTACCATGTTTATCCTTTTCAAGAGTAAATGTTTTCAACCTGTCAGATTCCAGTCGTGATACTGCGGTTAAAGAATACTCGATCCCCTTTTCCGTAGCTACTCTTGCCATGTTCATACTTTCTCCTTTCAACATTATGCTGGCTATGTCCATGCTAGCAGGCTTTCTTGATGATAATAGGCTCTTCACGATACCCTTTCCACTACCCCGTATTAGGTTTTGGTCTCCACAGAAATGGCATGCATAGACAATGCTGTTTTGGCAATAATTTGACGTCTTCCGCCTCTTTGCTTTCTTTTTGTTGTTCTTTATACGGATTGTGCAGTTGAAGCCTGGCTGTAAAACTGATTCACACCTGCAATATTTGAAGATTCTTTCTTCAGAGTTCCATATAAGGCTGATTGATATGGACAAAGCTACAAATATGAAAAGACAATGCAGCATAACTAACAAACTAGAAAGACCACATACACAATCTAAAAATGCAAAATAATACTGTATCCACTTAAACCTGGCCACTGGTAGAATATGGCATCATACTGCAGACTGGAGATGTTTTGTTTTTAAGCATTGTTGTTGGTGTCGTGAGCTAATAGTATCGCTTTAAGGAATAATGACCGTTTTGCCAACTTGCTAAATGAAAGGAGTCGGAATGTGCTGCTGTGAGCCAAACACATAATTCCCAATATTCACTAGACACCACAGTTTTCATCAGGATTACTAAAAGCTGACTTCTAACATAACAGGTAAGGCACATAAAAATAAATATGATACATACATAGCAGTACAACAGATCTGAGATCAAAGATTAAGCAAGAAAGCCAGTAATTTATTCTAAGCAGGAATACTGATACAACATTACCAGAACGGCTTCTTATTTCTTGTATGGTAGTCATGATTTTTGAGTTGCAACTCAAAAGTGAGTCGCCAATGCTGCGACTCAGTGTATAGTCGCCACAAGTCACTGTGATCTTTGGAAAACGACTCGGCGACTATACGGAGACTATACAACAACTGAAAAATCATGATGGTAGTAAACTCACATTTTGACAACACGATGATCCAGAAGAATCAGCTAATGGAACACCGCAATATGCAAAATGTTGGTCCTAGAGAATGCATGACCAATAAACTTGCCATCTTTTCTCTCACTTATGTGAAACTCACTCATATTTCGAGCACAAGACATTTCTCTGAAATTCTGTAAGTTCAATCATTTTCTTGGCATTACGACCACCCATCTGAAGGTTAACTGTAGATGAAAAAATGCTCTAAAATCATTGTTCTACAAACCATGGGAAACAAAATGATACCACTCACTAGTGTGCTGAAAATCGAACAGAAACCACTGAAACATAGTGGTACCACTTGATCCATGTAAGTCAACAAAAAAACTGTTGCCTGAAACTTTCCAATTCCACTCCAATCAAGGATTCAAGGATGAAAATATGCAGACAGGCTAGAAGAGGAATTTGTCATAAAACAAAATGTAATGGTACATAAGccgaacacagtaaaagaggtttAAATGCGAAGAGAATACTAGGAAGATTGATACCTTCACTAGCATGTTGTATAGGAGTAAATCGTAACAATTAGACAGGAGAATGTATCAATTTGAGCTACAGATCGAGTCAGCTGTAACTCTCACCTCTGGCAAAGGAAGGAGGAAGCGCCTACGGGAATCCCGGCCGCCTCGGCGTCCGTGGCGAGGCGGTGGCCTATCAGTGCCCCGATGGGTCCAACCGCAGCCTCCCCGCTCGCCCACGCGGCCAGCCGCTGCAGGTGCTGGACCCTCAGCAGGGAGGCCGCGTCGGCATGTGTCTTCCCGGAAGTCTCCTCGCGGAGCGATACGGCCTGGTTGATGGACCTGGATGCCGACGAAGGGCCGGTGTTGCCCAGCTTCTTCCCCATGTAGCCGCCGCTTCTTGTTCAGTCGACGGTGGGTGCgcccacggcggcggcggaggcgtctCACGAGTCACGGCGGCGAGGGCGAGGGCGATTTGGTAAGGTCAAACTGGGCCTGGATGGATCTCATATGGGCTGGGTCGACCTTAGCCCGCTATGTGATCAGTCGTGACCATACATTTTTTAATGGGCTAGAATCATTCTTTGGCCCACTTATAAATGTGTGTCCAAAGGCCCGTCAGATTTATTCCGATCGCTaccgaaaccctagccacccccgcCTCTATATACCCCTCCTACCTCCACCAACACAACAACTCGGCCGCCTCCGCCTACTGCTGCTCGCGTCGGCGGCGTcggttctctctctctctctgcctcGCTCTGTGTAGATCGTCCGCCTGTTTTTAGTAGTTTCGTTTGAATTTTCTCCATGATTAAAATCTTTCTCGATGAAGATCAAAAGCAGACGGGCGGTCTGAACTGATGCCGTGTTGATATGTCTGCATCTCCGTGCTTACCCTTGTGGATAGCACCCGAGAGAAGCTTAGGATTTTTTGTTTTCTCAACGTTGTCCAACGTTAGATTCCCGATCTCGTTTCTTCATATGCGCTTAGCTCATTTTCTTCTTCTTAGATGGGGTACAGTTTTTGTACTGTACTCAAATCTGAGGGGGCAAAGCGGGTGCAGATAGCTAGATGGTTTACTTACCAACCCTTAGCAGCGTTTGCCATTGCTCTGGAGTCAAATGGTCTAACCGAAATTATTATCTCTTGCAAATTTATCCGATTTGTAGAAAAAATCTAGCGCGATATCAATTTTCTCAACCTCTTCCTGCTGGCAAGTGATGAATAGATATCCTACACTCTCAATGGGAACTTCCTATGTGTGGATCAATAATCTCCGCTTATTTTCTGATGCCTTGCACTAGACGCTCTTTTTGTCTGTTCAATTTCACCTTGCAAATTCATTAACCTTATCGTGTGGCACAGGGTGGCAAATGATGTGAAATATTTATATGCTAAACACTGAATCTTTGATATGTTTACACAACTCCGCTTATTATCTGATGCCACCAATCAGTTTCAAACCCACCTTATCAATTTCTTTCTATCTCTTTCTTTTTGGTTAAATCCTCTTTGGGTTTCAGTTGATTTTGTGGCGCTGATTTGAATCTTACCCGCGCTTCTGATTAATTCATGAAGTACAAGGGAAAATCATGGTTGAATTTCTTAATATGAGCCATACAAATATCAACACGTTTCTCTTACCATTCGGTTTCTTTGGTCCTGGTTTGATGACATGGCTGTGATGATAAACACATTAGCAAACACGCCAGTTCTGCTTCTGAAAATTCATGACTGAACAATCTGTTAATATATATCTGAGCCATGCACAACAGCGTCATGAACCATTTAATAGATCTGCATTGTGATCAGATCTTGTTATCATTCAGTGATGCAACCAGCCCAACATTTGGAGGTTCAGATGCATCCAGGATCCTGTTAACAGGTGAATCTACCTGGAGTCCCTGTATCCACTTGACCTTGATGGGCAATTCTGTGTTTCCTGGTGATCACTTTAAACGTTTGTTTTGATAACTTTTGTAGTTTACATGATGGTTGCCCGATTTTAACTATCCTCTCGCAAGCACATCAGATTTGTGGAAGAGGCTGAAAAACTCGGGAGAGCATGTGTTGTCATCAGCTTCGTCACTTGTTTCTACGAGATGGGAGTTAAATAACGACACGAAATCCATCTGATTATTGGGTGAGTAGATTAGCTGACTATTCAGGTCCTTGTAACCTTATTTTGACGTTATCTTAAGAAAGTGAAGCCCATAGAAACAAACTTGCTGTAGTTGACTTCGTAAATAAAATGGCGGTGATGATCAACACTTTCAGCAAACATGCCAGTTCTGCTTCTGAGAATTCCTGACTGAAGGAACTGTTTTATATGTCTGAGCCATACATTTGCACTCTTTATCATTGTAATATACCTCTTCTTGTGTGATCTGATCTGATTAACATGAAACTTCTATATCCAGTTTTAGTTGTTTTTTCATCTTTATGTACTTTGATTGATGTATGTAACAGTTTCTCTGAATTGTTAAAAGTTGTTGGTATTAGCTTCGGCATCAGACGAGGACTGAGTTAAATAACTGTCATGTGATTCGTCTATGCCTCCTTTCCTGTATGATCTGGCATGTAGAACAGCTCCTTTTTATTCAGATCTTTGCAGCCGAATCTGTTTGACGATATCTGTATAGGGGAACAATATCTTATATATTTTTAAACTAATC
It includes:
- the LOC127297122 gene encoding uncharacterized protein, with the translated sequence MGKKLGNTGPSSASRSINQAVSLREETSGKTHADAASLLRVQHLQRLAAWASGEAAVGPIGALIGHRLATDAEAAGIPVGASSFLCQRCESVLQPGFNCTIRIKNNKKKAKRRKTSNYCQNSIVYACHFCGDQNLIRGSGKGIVKSLLSSRKPASMDIASIMLKGESMNMARVATEKGIEYSLTAVSRLESDRLKTFTLEKDKHGNGPKSNLPEDSQIEKGVVFPMMDRGQLASAMVQEDIPQKIVESTAHDKFMNEIEPVSDITSQEEFVVGSNFVTPQKNKLGEVTAPKGWAEQLKTRSTLNNKGQSCVSITGKAPRSHSKSASNTKSALGNSTQPAGSSRKRVRKGWTTLKQIAEKEELERKVKMDNFVIPFFMD